One genomic region from Chthonomonas calidirosea T49 encodes:
- a CDS encoding FliA/WhiG family RNA polymerase sigma factor — MRPEDVQRDWYRFKEFQDENARARLIQHFAYLVKITAGRVIANLPPSLDREDLVSAGALGLIKAVDQYDPSRQVKFETYAIALIRGAILEMLREDDWVPRSARERIKMLERTYNLLEARLGRPATEEEVAAELHMEMDEFHKLLIEAGRSSLLSLEDVLVGSENGENLHLSDVIQDERLLPSVEAELQERKHMLGKAIDRLPERERLVISLYYYEGLTFKEIGRILSISESRVYQLHTQAVVRLQGYLQRDKELFH, encoded by the coding sequence ATGAGACCAGAAGATGTGCAAAGGGATTGGTATCGTTTCAAAGAGTTTCAAGATGAGAACGCTCGAGCGCGTTTAATACAACATTTCGCTTACTTGGTGAAGATCACAGCGGGACGGGTGATAGCGAATCTTCCGCCTAGCCTGGATCGAGAAGATCTGGTGAGCGCGGGAGCTTTAGGCTTGATCAAAGCCGTTGACCAGTACGACCCCTCGCGGCAAGTAAAGTTCGAAACTTATGCTATTGCCCTTATTCGTGGTGCTATTCTTGAAATGCTACGTGAGGACGACTGGGTACCCCGTTCGGCTCGTGAGCGCATCAAAATGTTGGAACGAACCTACAACCTTTTGGAGGCAAGACTTGGGCGCCCTGCCACAGAAGAGGAGGTGGCCGCCGAACTCCATATGGAGATGGATGAGTTCCACAAGCTGCTCATCGAGGCAGGGAGGTCCTCTCTGTTATCCTTAGAGGATGTTCTCGTTGGCAGTGAAAACGGCGAGAACCTCCACCTCTCCGATGTTATTCAAGACGAGCGTCTCTTGCCCTCTGTTGAGGCGGAGCTACAGGAACGCAAACATATGCTTGGCAAGGCGATCGATCGTCTGCCAGAACGGGAGCGTTTGGTGATATCCCTTTACTACTATGAGGGATTGACGTTTAAAGAGATCGGTCGTATCCTTTCGATCTCGGAGTCTCGAGTTTATCAGTTGCATACCCAGGCGGTCGTTCGATTGCAGGGGTACTTGCAGCGAGATAAGGAGCTTTTTCACTGA